From Nocardioides daedukensis, the proteins below share one genomic window:
- a CDS encoding antitoxin yields the protein MGFLDKLKGKSGDIKEKAADAVDKHGDKIGDGLDKTKDFVDDKTGGKLGSKGDAAVDKAKDALDKLDGKNDDIR from the coding sequence ATGGGTTTCCTGGACAAGCTCAAGGGCAAGAGCGGCGACATCAAGGAGAAGGCGGCTGACGCCGTCGACAAGCACGGCGACAAGATCGGCGACGGCCTCGACAAGACCAAGGACTTCGTCGACGACAAGACCGGCGGCAAGCTGGGCTCGAAGGGCGACGCGGCGGTCGACAAGGCCAAGGACGCGCTCGACAAGCTCGACGGAAAGAACGACGACATCAGGTGA